From a region of the Piliocolobus tephrosceles isolate RC106 unplaced genomic scaffold, ASM277652v3 unscaffolded_21105, whole genome shotgun sequence genome:
- the LOC113221142 gene encoding laminin subunit alpha-5-like: SQAYLASSTQLLPGAPAVARNPPEERAPAGQGPEEVFHVAYVLIKFANSPRPDLWVLERSMDFGRTYQPWQFFASSKRDCLERFGPQTLERITRDDAAICTTEYSRIVPLENGEIVVSLVNGRPGAMNFSYSPLLREFTKATNVRLRFLRTNTLLGHLMGKALRDPTVTRRYYYSIKDISIGGRCVCHGHADACDAKDPTDPFSSPNLSGHNRQLPCCRQPSPSLQPSRDQGPGWGWWDGGSQNPTSAMPCVPAFGGGQGHCRASTSRAPRTERAAALVLAPAHSWAPPRILSE, encoded by the exons GCTCCCAGGCCTACCTGGCCAGCAGCACCCAGCTGCTCCCGGGCGCACCTGCTGTGGCGAGAAACCCTCCAGAGGAGCGGGCACCGGCGGGTCAGGGTCCTGAAGAG GTCTTCCACGTGGCCTACGTCCTCATCAAGTTTGCCAACTCACCCCGGCCGGACCTCTGGGTGCTGGAGCGGTCCATGGACTTCGGCCGCACCTACCAGCCCTGGCAGTTCTTTGCCT CCTCCAAGAGGGACTGTCTGGAGCGGTTTGGGCCACAGACTCTGGAACGCATCACACGGGACGACGCGGCCATCTGCACCACCGAGTACTCGCGCATCGTGCCCCTGGAGAACGGAGAG ATCGTGGTGTCCCTGGTGAATGGGCGCCCAGGCGCCATGAATTTCTCCTACTCACCGCTGCTGCGGGAGTTCACCAAGGCCACTAACGTCCGCCTGCGCTTCCTGCGCACCAACACGCTGCTGGGCCACCTCATGGGGAAGGCGCTGCGAGACCCCACAGTCACCCGCCGG TATTATTACAGCATCAAGGACATCAGCATCGGAGGCCGCTGTGTCTGCCACGGCCACGCGGACGCCTGTGATGCCAAAGACCCCACAGACCCGTTCAG CTCCCCCAACCTTTCAGGACACAACAGACAACTTCCCTGCTGCCGCCAGCCCTCACCTTCACTCCAACCAAGCAGGGACCAAGGCCCAGGATGGGGATGGTGGGATGGGGGCAGCCAAAACCCCACATCTGCTATGCCCTGTGTGCCTGCTTTCGGGGGCGGCCAAGGGCACTGCAGAGCATCCACCTCCCGGGCGCCCCGCACAGAACGGGCAGCGGCCCTGGTGCTGGCACCTGCacattcctgggccccacccagAATCCTCAGTGAG